From the Papaver somniferum cultivar HN1 chromosome 2, ASM357369v1, whole genome shotgun sequence genome, the window TGTCAGCCAAATGATCAAGATATCAGATTCTATTTCATATCCATAAATCAAGAGACATCTCGGTTTTCCAGGTATAATTACCAAAATCTGTGAATTTATCGTGGGAGATGACTTTGATGACATGAGAAGCACTAATGTTGTCTCTAAAAAGACTATATGTCAAATGATTGGAGATCAAACCAGAAATAAAACACTTAAAATAATTTCACAAAATTCTAACAACAAGTATCTTTTGGTTCATCTTAAAACTCTTGGTAGACAAATTGACTGTTTTCAGAAACAGTTGGCCTTTGCTGCTCGAAAAGATCCCGAAACTCTTAAAGGTATTCTAAACATTGAATCAGAGTTTTGGAAGGGTGAAGGTAAGGAAGAATCGGAAATAGAAAAAGACTGTCAAAAGGTACTTGATGACAAGGAGTGCTTTACCTATTAAatctccttcaaaaaaaaaaaaaaaggaaaaacacacatcagtttttgatttatttcgattattgtataaggtccatttttgaataaaaatatcaattatttatgaataaaattattattttataatttttcttataaTAATTTcagattacatagcctgtgcttgaatgtctGTATTATTGTTATGtatttatgggatgtctgattacGGTTTTCATAatcttaatattcaatctcatatgatgtgaacccttatggtttgtgtgactttttgatttagcgggattaagttctagcccatgttggtaggctttatcaaaggatcataaggtgttctgaTTGAGACTCATATATaaaagtcacaatgtgttgaatcaatttgtgtttacatgagttgtgttcaGCATAAACATATgtatttcgggttttcaacttttgctattgacacacattagttaaaaccgattcaacctttctctggaaaaggttgctctttgttgttgttcttttattcttatgagaggatgacaacatactggggaagagttctaacttgaacttgttcttagtgatatatctttctggggagaagaggatgcggaatctgaggtaacaaattttttagttaatcgttttcctgtttaagaaaagcctacttatattgcatatattttgcttttgcttaataaaATTTCGATACAATTGATATGTATTACGTtctgtgtgtatggatgtgtgtgtgtgattcaattgtttctggttaagaaaaactgtgtcaatttatttggcttattgtttgatatctttttggtatcaagtgttttttcttaacgaaatttcggtgcaattgcggtactataatgtctatgtttgttccaattgcttccggttaagagaaataattgtgcaagtcaatttttattttgtttgtatgtattgtttatggattgggatcatttttttagtccaattcgattccgaataagagaaactaagttaataatgatcttagttagacttatcaaatttaagaattcagttattcaagtctaatcgaatgccttgacaagaaacactagttaactaacctagcacttgtcttgtctaaagtgaaaggtctaagttattgtctgaataattagaacctgatgagaaaaataaagttaattatgatctttattttggtcttatcgaaataagcgattgtatgtgtacaatcagtttagcaagggaactaagtttcttagtcaatctGTTAAACTATTagagaaaattgcttcgggaaattgtttccttgataacatattagaaacaaattacttgtagtttcggttttgatattggttatcaaaattggtatgtgaaacctttgtgcttaactcttataggttgtacatgtcttttagatttgtaagagcCTTTCagtttgacctttatttgctcgaacctttgtcattttgtgacaaaaatggggagaaatatatggagtaaaaaagtgatttgtaatcactaaggaaaggacaattatgcttaaacgttatatctaaatAAAGAGTAAAGaaatgactaagggggagaaacatatcatattgctattgtagttatttggactacaaaagaggaataacaaatatgttcggattgaaaatctacctatcttacctttagggggactATAAGCTTTGTTAttaaaatgtcaacaacgacatttattaatTAAATATATGCAggtttgtgctgttgaaacttggaatcaagcgtatgtttaatgaattcttttaatttgtttatccatatgtattaagagttttgccactaaaattgacaaatggggagattgttagagcatagctcggttgaacccaccaagcatgggtatgtcaagtttggttgtcatattttagtgaatcaaaactcatctaagagtcgtttgattatgtactagagacaacttcatatatgttagactagaaagtctaagatTATGAGACATCCAAGTATCACTCGAAGAGGCAACTCGGGCGATAACTCAGTGGAAAATTTTCTTCGTCAATTCTCAGTTTCAGTGCTCAAATCATTTATTCAGGTGAATCATACTTGAAATTTCTTTTACATAAGTTGAATCTGGTAATGATTAATAATTAAATCAAGTGGTTTTATGGATTCTTATCCTAAATCCACTTTATTTGAAGGTTTTAAATCAAATATGTTAGGTTTTAATAAAAACGAAAAATCTCAGGTAATTCCTTCCAAAGAGTTACCTGATGATTTATTTGAAGAAAGTTTAGATCCTTGGAGGTTTTCATTAATTGTTAGATTAAATTTACAACAAACTAAATTTGTTGATGCTGCTATCCTTCTTCGTCGACAATGGAAATTACATGGAGACTGTAAACTAATTCCATTAGGGAGGGGTTTCTTCACAATAAAATTGGATAATGAAGTTGATCGTCAATACATTAAGGAAGGGAAATGGGAAGTTCTGAATCAAATTTTACAAGTAAGAAAGTGGATATCTAATTTCAGACCTGAAAGTCAAAGAACTTCAAAAGCAATCGTATGGGTGAGACTGCCATGTTTAGGTCTTGAGTTTTGGAGTGAGAAGATTCTCTTTAAGATCTGCAAAGAAATTGGTATACCAATTAAACTAGATGAAGCTACTGCAAGATGTGAGGTAGGTTATTATGCAAATGTCTTAgttgaaattgattttgcaaaAACTGTTCCTAATAAGGTTTGGATTGGCACTAAATATGGAGGTTTTCTTCAAAATATATCAATTCCAGTATTCCCTAAATTCTGTCACACTTGCAAGATTGTTGGTCACAGTATTGTTGAATGCGGAATTGATACAAGCAAGCATCAACAAGCAAGTAATATGCAGAATAATATGTCTCCTACACCTACTAATGTTCAACAGCAAACACCTAAGGTACCTCATATTCCTTTTGATATTTGTGATAGGTCTGAAGTTGAGAGAAGTTGTTCTAACACTGAAAGGAGACAGAGCAGTTCTCCTGATGTTAATAACATGcaaattcttgaagaagatattatTATTTCTAATATTGTTACACCAGTGCATACTGGTGGCACTTCTGCACCAGTTAATATCAACAGTGGAAGATTTCACATTCTTAACCAAGAAGACAACATCAATGTGGATGAAGAGATTATAGCTGATCAAGAAAATCCAAAAAATTCTTCAAGTACTGAAATCCCTGAGGTGGAAAGTATAGTTAAATTTGTTGATGTAGTTTCAGGAAAAAGTTCTAAAAATGATAACAATAACAACAGGAATAATATAGAAGATATTCCAAAAGTACTCAAGATAACTGAAGAAAATAGTTTGTAAAATAGTCATGTTACTTTTGTTAATGGTTCTAATGGCAAAGTAACGaatgaagttgttgaagttacttCTTGGGTAAATTTGGTTGAGAAAGAAATGGTGACAGtgacttcatcttcatcatcaaatcAAATAAATGGAAGTAATCCTGCTCCAGTTAACAACAAATATAATTTTAGGAAACCTCAGAGTAAAGGGGGTACCAAAAACCCTCAAACTAAAGAATGAAGATAACTTATTGGAATATCAGGTGCCTTAGAAGAAAAAGGGCTCAAGACAAATTATGGTCTCTGGTAAATAAATTTAGCCCTTCTTTGTTATGGATAGCAGAACCAAAAGTTTATTGTAGTACTTCCTTTTGTAGTAAACTCAATCTTCCAGGTATGCAGAAAATGgttattcataattctacttcaaATAATAAAGGTAATATTTGGTTGTTTTGGAATGCAAGTCTAGCTCAGCCAACTGTTGTTTCAATGTCAAGTCAGATGATTACAGTCAGTATAGGTGATGTATTGGTTTCTGGGGTACATGCTCATGTGAAATCTGTTCAAAGAAGATTTCTATGGTCTGAAATGGAGATGATCAGTGAAATGAATAATCCTTGGATAATTCTAGGTGATTTTAATTCAATATTAACTTTAGATGAAAAAGTTGGAGGGAGAAATCCTAGTAAAACTTCAATGTATGAATTCAGTGAATGTTTAAATAAGTGTGAGTTACTCCAAGCTCCAAGGACAGGTTTGCAGTTCACTTGGTCCAATTGTCAGCAAAGTAACAAAAGAATTTTAAGTACCTTAGACAGGATGGTGTTTAATCAACAATGGTTGCAAAAGTATGAAGACTGGGGGTATAAAGTTGGTCTTAGAATTGTGTCAGATCACTCTCCTTTGTTGGGAGGTTGTGCAAACATTCCAAAGCCACAAAATCTGCCCAAGAAATTTCAAAAAATATGGATAAATCATCCAGATTTTCTAAATGTGGTTAAGGAAAGTTGGTCTGTTGAGGTTAATAGTGATCCTGCTTATACATTTATGAAGAAATTGAAGGAGCTAAAAAGAATACTTCATGAGTGGAATTGGAAGGTATTTGTTAATGTTCATGTTAAACttaaagaagttaaaaataaagTCAAGGAAGCAATGCAAGTTTCAGACTCAAATCCATCTAATTCAGTAGCATTGGAGGAGTTAGTTGCAGCTCAAAATGACCATGCAAATAGAGAAGTTCAGCTCAATACTCTAATGAGACAAAAAGCTAGAGTTAAATGGATAAAAGAGGGAGCAACAAATACTAGTTTCTTTCATACTAATTTAAAAATAAGATATTCAAGAAATATGATAAGTGAATTAGAGGATTCTAATGATAATGTAATATCTGATCAAGAGCAGATTGCAGACAATCTTGTCAATCACTTTCAAAAAAAGTTTGAAGAGAAAGGTGTTAATATTAAAGAAGAGCTTTTAGATGTTGTACCTCAGTTGATTGATGCAGAAGACCAAAATTTCTTAGATGAAATTCCTAGTATAAAGGAAATTAAAAAAACAGTTTTTGATATGGATCCTGAAAattctccaggtccagatggtttctcagGAGTATTTTATAGAAGTTGTTGGGAAATAATTCAAGATGATTTGGTAGCTGCAATTCAATTTTGTTGGAGAAAGAGATTCATTCCTAAAGGTATGAACTCTAGCTTCTTGGTGTTATTGCCAAAAGTACAAGGTGCAAGGAATGAAAATCAGTTCAGGCCAATAGGTTTGAGTAATGCATTATTCAAAATCTTTACAAAAATTATTACTACAAGGATGAGTAGTCTTATGGTGAAACTGATATCTCCACAACAATCTGCATACATAAAAGGAAGAAGTATCCAAGAGCAAGTTATGCTTGCATCTGAATTGGTGAATGAAATGAAGATAAAAAGAAGAGGTGGGAATGTTGGGCTTAAGTTGGATATTTCTCAGGCATATGACTCTGTCAGTTGGGAATTTCTTATAAAAGTTTTAAGGAAATATGGTTTTTCTTCCTCATGGTGTGAATGGTTAATGGCATTATTTCAGTCTGCAAGAATTTCAGTCATGGTGAATGGAGGACCATGTGGTTTTTTCTCTGTTGGGAAAGGTTTGAGGCAAGGAGATCCATTATCTCCCATTCTTTTTGTGCTGATGGAGGATGTGCTGAGTAGAAATATATCAAAATTAGTTGGAATGGGTAGAATACTTCCTATGGTAATAAGAAAAGGTGTTCATCCAACTCAccttttctttgcagatgatgtatTTATCTTTTGCAATGGTGCTAAGAAGAGCTTAAAAAATTTATTATCTTTGCTAGATGATTACCAGCTCAGTTCAGGGCAAGTCATAAACAAAAGCAAGAGCAAGTGTTTTGTGGATGGAGTTACAATTgtaagaaaacaacaaataagtgAAGTGGTACATATGGAGTTATCTCATtttccagataaatatttgggtgTTTTCTTAGCTCCAGGAAGAGTAACTTCTGCAATGGTGTGGCCTATAGTGGAACAACTTCAAAGAAAGCTTGCATCTTGGAAAGGTAAATTGCTTTCATTTAAAGATAGAGTTATTCTTGTCAAGTCAGTGTTGTGTAGCATTCATATTTATTCAATGGATGTGTATAAATGACCTTCTTCTATTATAAAGATTTGTGAAAAGATCATTAAGAACTTTCTATGGTCTGGTGATGGTGAAAAAAGGAAGTTCAAAATTATCTCATGGAAGAGAGTGTGCACTCCTTTTAAAGAAGGAGGTTTAGGAATACACAGACTTGAAGTGATAAACAAAGTGTTGTtgatgaaaatgttgtggaaaatTCTTAATTTTAAAGAGGAGTGGGCTCAGTTCTTTAATGCAAAATTTAAGGATAAATATGGACTTTGGATTACTTTATGGAAACAATCATCTATTTGGAAAGGGATTAAATGGGCTTGGAATTATTTAAAAGAAGATGTAAGGTGGACTGTAGGTAATTGAGCCAATATATCAGTTTGGTTTGATACATGGGTTGGAGATTCACCATTGGTAAAtcagattgatttctctgatttGGTTCAAAATAATATGAATATGAGGGTAGAAAGTCTGTTAAATGGGAGATATTGGTGCATTCATACTGAGTTACAAGAATTACTACCCATATCTTGCTTGCCTGAAATTGGAAATGGTGATGATCAGATAATATGGACTGGGCACAAAAGTGGTAATTTTGTTACTTCAGCTGCAGTGGAGAGAGTTAGAGACAAAGAACCAAAACTGGTATGGCCTGACTACATATGGAAATCTTTCTTACACCCTAGTATAGCTAGTAATATTTGGAAGCTACAGCAAGGTGTCTATATGGATGATGAGGAAATGATGAAAATAGGCTATGACATGGTATCTAGATGTTGTATCTGTCATGAGCAATGTGATAATATGTTTCATACACTTTGGCAGTGCAAATTCAGTCTGGAGATTTGGTCTTGGCTTGGATCTATCTTTGGTTTTAAATATCCAAAATCTTTTGAAGACATCAGTGTAGCTGCAAAAAATAAGAGCCCAATCATCAAAGAGATTTGGATGACTGCTGCCTGTGCTACAATGAAAGATCTGTGGTTTCAAAGAAACAAACAGCTGTTTGAGGAAGTACAACCAAATTACAATGCGTTCAAATGTAGGATATATAAAGCAGTACAAGAAGGAAGCTACAGAATAAAAGGCAATCAATGGAACCAAGAATTTGAGTTTTCAAGTTTGGTCATTCTTCAAAATTGGTGATAGAAAGATTAAATACAACtgcatcaaagaaatctaatggcAAGCTCCTTAAACAGATTTTACTCTGTATTGTTGTGCTGGTGTATCATTTGGAGATCCAGGTAAAGCTGGTGTTGGGATTATTGCTAGAGATTGCAGAAGTCAGGTAATTGGTACTCTTACAGGGGGTCTTGGTATAACTCCTTCTTCCATTGCAGATGAATTTGCTATATTATGTGCTATTGGGCTACTTTTAATGGAAGTACCAAGGTAATTATCCAATCAAGTTCAAATACTGCTATTGAAATGTTTAAAAGTGGTGATATACCTTGGTACATCAAAgtaagatggttaaaagtgattGATAAGTTTGAGAAAATGGAATTATTACACTGCATAAAGGAAGTTAACTTTTCAGCAATCACATTAGCAACCAATGGGGTAGGCTTGAAAGCAGGAGAAAGAAATATTCACATTGGAAGACCCCCTTCTCTTAAGAGGATTGAGCTGCCAAGAGTGGCTTATTATTACTTATGTTGAATTCTACTTAAATTCTTAAGTTTGTATTGATTTAGTTTCTACTTTTTAGTTTGTATAACTTTGGGATTAATTTTAGCCTTgttatttttcaataaaaatgtgatttagcaaaaaaaaaaaaaagtattactcgaacacctgaagaatgtgaagaagtaacgagctacaacgacgacatcatccttcctcttgaggttagtaatatttacttgaactgtttcattcctaacatatctttcaagtcgttctatattgacaaaaataactgcgaagatgtgaacgattatactctagtagtgagacatgatcacatgatcatagtgttaaggaattaagatacgaaatataacgcttatcttttgaacttcgtatatatgacatcgacataatcgtatgaatgctattgtgattatgtgtatgggtaaaggtgaatatttcatcctaggaaacaatgtttacatttgtttaaaggaagtacattcatgaacttgttttatgaatcgaaagggaaatcgctagacttattggtattgttattcattgtatatctttggattaccagtatgtgtgagttagtggaaccgatcataacttgttgtgtatcttggtataactaatcacggTGCCTGACTTGTGATTTGGtgtgactggtttttattaattagtgtaaccgatcctaagtaatcatctgagatggtatgatcgatatttgtaattggtgtgaccaatcctagtaattggtgtgaccgttcacaaaagagttgtgtaatcgatccttgtaattggtgtaagcggtcatggtaattggtgtaatcgatcctggtaactggcgtgaccgatcacaagtaataccatgagtatatggtaacttgtttgttcgatcacaagtaatccatactaaggtataaccgatcctagtgattggtagaaccgactgAACCCATAATTGTGATTTGATATTTCATCAAGTAGTCTTGGAatatagatgaaccaattctaaacttgtttggaagtgtggtataatcgattccaagattgtaaatatgaaagaggatttataaaagatgtcaacatactttgaacacgaaaagtaactcttatctttcattgttcaaagatataacttaattactcaaggagatcccggtccgaaattaattaagaattttttaattaaggtcgtTAGTTTTATATggtttaattaccagcaattaaatgcatatctctagagaataaaaattagtaatgtgcatttactaattggagattttctattgagagattttggaaaatattggacaaagcatttccaggaattatgaaaactgatttgggcatttattgcatatcttgagaatattcagttttgggaattccttggtgtccaaacatccttggtctataaatacctcagtttgcatttctagcaaactatcctaagagccaggaaatttaacttcatctttttgttgttctggtggagccgtctatcccgAGAGAAAagcaccctaattaggcgaaacctcttacgaccgctcgtttaaagacttctgtgggatcaataatctctacgagtgtcgttggtgggaaactagataattgcagtttattagttttcgattgattcgaTTGATTatcggttgttgaactttgattgaacctagtttgtttattcttgagaatcttctcttctgatataagattcattcaaactagatcgaagagtcgacgagatctttagaactgtttgtagatctaaagacatcttatgataatccattgttaatagattcTGTTCtttgcatgattgatcacaagagattcaagtggtgttgtgcaggtttaatttaagattaaagaagatttgaagacaaagaagatttcttgttggtttctcatatctttgtgtagcacaaaccttgatcggctgggatccaactagaatcatatttattcgattgattagttgcgtgagatcggcatcgctttatagttccttgttggattctatattgattgattgcaaatttaaatctgctacttcggtagttgttggatagactgatctaaccaggaaaaagagtttattagtttaaacggaagagcctttgcatatgacttgagatatcttcatctaaaagaatcaagagagttgttaccaaacagatttgtttttcctttactatttggaatatgatccaaaggaattgttccaatgcgtgcacttattgaatgtcggaagcgcagggatactgaagaaactaagtgaactagggttagtttctttgtctcaactatacgaagttggtttatattttgtatagcggcttaattctgagagtattcaattctggacttggtcccggggtttttctacatttgcggtttcctcgttaacaaaatcttgttgtgtattttacttttctatttccgcaattataattgtttattataattaaaagtaaaatacacaaacgttaactccgtattaattgatagtgatcctataaagtttggttaagtccaaacctattatcaagaaatcacactttgattgttgtattgtctcgatctcgtatccatagacgatcacacaaagtgtgaataccgatttgtagtattgtctcgactttgtccatagacaatcactttcagtaagaggatttataggtggataatttaaagattgtggtgtatttaggtaccctcgtcttttcaacatgGGAATGATATCCGGGTCAAGTCCCCAAGTCTTGACAAGTTGCGAGGTGGATCCTTCCGacgatatttttggagtaggggTTACCTATAGCAGCGAGCCAAGGGTGCACAACTTCATCTTTTTCTCAAGCATTATTACCGAATCGGGTTCACCATTCTCTAGAGATGAGTAGTCAGTAGGTTCCTTTGGTCGGCCATCATTTCCAAACGAGTCTTTCAGTTGTGGCTTCTGTGGAAGGGGTATGTCGAACTTGGTTTTACTGGTATGGATCCATGGACGGACAAGGACCATATCGTAACCCATACTTTCCTTGATGATTTGAAACGTAGCATTTGTCTCGACATTCCCTATATTCACCTTAAGGGTGACACGACCATAAGCATTTATAGATCTCCCTTCTGGATCTTGAATCATGGTAGGCGCACGTACAGCTTCGTGTCTGGAAATTCCAACAGCCCGAAAAGCTTTGACAGTTATGATGTTGACATCCGATATGGCATCGATAAGAGCTTCTTTGAATTCGATCTTCCTGATGTGAGCTTTCGTAAGGAGTCCCCAGTTTGGTTTCTTGTCACTCTGAATCTCGACCTTGGGAGCATGCTTATATGGAATAGTGACCATTTCGGCAAAAAGCAGGCGCTTACCAGAGATAACTCTATTGAGAGATGTGAAGATATCCCTACGCTGGCCCTTTGAAAGATAAATAACTTCGCACATACGTTCTATTAGACTCTGAACGGTTTGGTCAACAGATTCCTCAGAAAGAGTCAAATTTCTGACAGGGAGTGGATCTATATGAAtgccttcagtccccaagtgcaaTTCTCCTAATTATATCTATTCCTTAAAGATACGCTTCAGCCATTACATTCGCGAGTAAGGTGATTGacaaacctgtggaagcggcaatAATTTGGATCTACCATGTCTTTATTAGTGGGTGGGAGACCCACGGGAGGTAGTTTGATAGATCCATCTTGTATTCAGACTTCTAGTAATTCAAGAACCTCTTCTATTGAGCAGGGGAAGTCAGGAAACACTGGATTCGATTTTGCTGGTGGTTGTTGTCGTGCAGCCTTTAATTTGAGGATCCTGTGCTGGTGGCGTCGGATTCTGGGCAGGTTCTAGGGCATACATGGCACGTTTTTATCGAGGAGCTTGCTCGGGTACGGCTTTTCTCTTCGGTTCCTTGTTGGTGACAGCGACGATAGAGGATTGAACtgtgtattgtttgttgattaaaCACCTATTCCCTCTGGTGTCACGGCTTTCGTCCTTAACTGGCCTTGTTTTTTCAAGCATTGTCGCGGCGGTGGTGGCTAATCGCTTGTCCTCTTCATGCAATTCCGAGAAAGTTTGGAAACGTAAGTTTTCGAGTAAGGAGCGATACACATGGATCATACTGTTGATGAACGATTCCACTAGCTGCTGCTCTATTATGTTTAGGTCATGTCAGTCGAGGGATTGGATTCCGTACCTCTTTACATAATCGTTGGTATGCTCGTTGTTGTgctgaaacatccttcccagaTCCGAGAACATAATTTTCTCGGAAACAAAGAAATACTTTCGATAGAAAACACTCACCAACTCGGACCAGCTAGATATACTATTTGGCGCGAGATTGTGTACCAAGTATACGCCCTTCCAGTGAGTGACTTTGGAAAATTCTTTGAGTCGCAATACCTGGTGGTATTCATGCATTCCTATAGCTTCTAGAAATCGGGAGATGTGTTCACGGGTGTTACCTATGCCATCATAAAGAGAAAAGGTAGGGGATACATATCTTCTTGGTATAGGTGCCTTCTGAACATCCTCATTATATAAGGTGATTGGTGGTGGTAAAATAATGAAGACTCCTCCCTTCCACGGTTCTGCATGAGTTTCTCAAAATCTTTTCTAGTGATGAAatttagttgttgattgttttTCGGTGCAATAGTGCGAATACCATCTTCTCGCGGCTGTTCCCTTAAATTGTCGATTCCTATGGAA encodes:
- the LOC113350768 gene encoding uncharacterized protein LOC113350768; protein product: MDSYPKSTLFEGFKSNMLGFNKNEKSQVIPSKELPDDLFEESLDPWRFSLIVRLNLQQTKFVDAAILLRRQWKLHGDCKLIPLGRGFFTIKLDNEVDRQYIKEGKWEVLNQILQVRKWISNFRPESQRTSKAIVWVRLPCLGLEFWSEKILFKICKEIGIPIKLDEATARCEVGYYANVLVEIDFAKTVPNKVWIGTKYGGFLQNISIPVFPKFCHTCKIVGHSIVECGIDTSKHQQASNMQNNMSPTPTNVQQQTPKVPHIPFDICDRSEVERSCSNTERRQSSSPDVNNMQILEEDIIISNIVTPVHTGGTSAPVNINSGRFHILNQEDNINVDEEIIADQENPKNSSSTEIPEVESIVKFVDVVSGKSSKNDNNNNRNNIEDIPKVLKITEENSL